A genome region from Lucilia cuprina isolate Lc7/37 chromosome 3, ASM2204524v1, whole genome shotgun sequence includes the following:
- the LOC111679978 gene encoding centrosomal protein of 128 kDa, which yields METHKEFKENVADLTKIPPNEFEKYFQNWMERDDVARSLQAKLRSDLIKNFNKTNLGKHIMSHTMTSTGGSTMRLTLSPLVLALNTLVAEFLYAQNCHFTLSVFCTEVPFRNTLPDFESMRRFRFNNEEIAEIWQAVTGAKASKRDLNKHIIQNYETNPNMSLLLLIIKYLLKREAEDHLKRNAEVQTDKQEKENKSISAQVSDPEKKSAKDENLQHINQYLLILSQKVVEMTREFEQFAKQRHESRSRTLKSARSREYYTLNKSLERITENMKAMAQTKRKNKRLSNIVESIDNLTQQFGKCAQNFDNVTKVLSNREEQKPMEEKPKRNKVKFKEKQTETESQEKSYAEWIHEMRNTENGQRFLNRVEISLRKALTKHREQMQSETDIKMKHLKSLMRLHYQQKLSKHLLQDPKINLEETRKCNDNIEKKLQQFEKKQMELLEKLKESSLELREAQQQRKEDNAILTVEEKIHEKKDILKTIYVQRRVDQENFPKTSIRSDNVRENTNPVKDIEENSLSKPQSFNHGESPKPLEKDENNMETGISKTLQLREDQDQTLAKPDHMIEAEAAASILKDVSKTKEAIVDMARTIVDQGRSVDHIIYDAKLRIQQLENESNQLEQNFQSYLERRKRDQEQAAEGHNEKIPIPNFKENSITQGKQIISARMLTDRKTFEDDGDDEIDKEFELIKETLRQGHEQIEKPKSSNSESSTSSLEVRNAILEAKLKFFEHENTIRKCREQGEEIRSGNLLQKHLEKYPEIYELPDYFNQNFGQGTSETNIQLSEKINDHKERKQENLESSLSEINIKDKTLNDDHNIELSPMLNFESPNMEDLAVTSVRGELFPKHDEKVTLETTTRTNDSEHNLRYNEPIPKQSKDLVKALKGTKNLKEKPMPQTDTTAQLIKQSMAKMQQLFEQQSKSQDTLREMVNEITQERDLQREDKPFTYKYQLHERPSEALDKSLTTTVTSTTTATTITTQASEERNEKNHLQNLENVVNLNRISNTSVPSRLNLSSESEDSIDSKQLEIEMTAETIKEIDEEEEQTKRETKGKEQLPMEHDELGQLSDSTETSDLHPLPSSNKKHQQIESQLPQEFGQIDDYPKMDDLNLYNPINGKEIGEILTESNRTFVPIDLELGDSTSTHSSSDLEISTGDQNRNAKNLADDSESDFWA from the exons atggaAACTCATaaggaatttaaagaaaatgtagctgatttaactaaaataccgccaaatgaatttgaaaaatatttccaaaattggATGGAACGAGATGATGTCGCCCGATCGCTGCAGGCTAAGTTGCGTAGTGATCTTATAAagaatttcaataaaacaaatttgg GCAAACACATTATGTCACATACCATGACCTCCACCGGAGGATCCACCATGCGTTTAACCCTTTCTCCTCTGGTATTGGCTCTAAATACTTTAGTAGCTGAATTTCTCTATGCGCAAAATTGTCATTTCACTCTATCCGTTTTCTGTACTGAAGTACCATTTCGTAATACACTACCCGATTTTGAAAGTATGCGTAGATTTCGTTTTAACAATGAAGAAATTGCGGAAATATGGCAAGCAGTAACAGGTGCTAAAGCCAGCAAAAgagatttaaataaacatattatacaaaattatgaaaCCAACCCAAATATGTCCCTGCTCTTGCTCATAATAAAATATCTACTAAAAAGAGAAGCAGAGGATCACTTAAAAAGAAACGCTGAGGTTCAAACCGATAAAcaagaaaaggaaaataaatcgATTTCGGCTCAAGTTTCCGATCCGGAAAAGAAATCTGCCAAAGATGAAAATCTTCAACATATTAATCAGTATCTCTTAATTCTATCCCAAAAGGTAGTTGAAATGACTAGAGAGTTTGAACAATTTGCCAAACAGCGACATGAGTCCAGATCACGCACATTAAAATCTGCACGATCGCGAGAGTATTACACTCTGAACAAAAGCTTAGAGCGTATAACGGAAAATATGAAAGCAATGGCTCAGACAAAACGTAAAAATAAACGTTTATCCAATATAGTGGAATCCATAGATAATTTGACTCAACAATTCGGTAAATGTGCTCAAAATTTCGATAATGTTACCAAAGTTTTAAGTAATCGGGAGGAGCAGAAACCTATGGAGGAAAAACCAAAAcgtaataaagtaaaatttaaagagaaaCAAACGGAAACGGAGTCACAGGAAAAATCCTATGCCGAATGGATTCATGAAATGCGTAATACGGAAAATGGTCAAAGATTTTTGAATAGG gtGGAAATTTCTTTGCGTAAAGCTTTAACCAAACACCGGGAACAGATGCAAAGTGAAACGGatattaaaatgaaacatttaaaaagtcTAATGAGATTACATTATCAGCAAAAGTTATCAAAG CACTTGTTGCAAGATCCTAAAATAAATTTGGAAGAAACTCGCAAATGTAATGATAATATCGAAAAGAAATTGCAAcaatttgaaaagaaacaaatgGAATTATTGGAAAAATTAAAGGAATCTTCTTTAGAGTTACGAGAGGCTCAGCAGCAGCGAAAAGAGGACAATGCTATATTAACGGTAGAAGAG aaaattcatgAAAAGAAAGATATCCTTAAAACCATATATGTCCAAAGAAGAGTTGACcaggaaaattttccaaaaactagTATAAGATCTGACAATGTAAGAGAAAATACAAACCCAGTAAAAGATATAGAAGAAAACAGTTTATCAAAACCTCAATCTTTTAATCATGGAGAGTCTCCAAAACCTCTGGAGAAGGATGAAAATAATATGGAGACAGGG atAAGCAAAACGTTACAACTGAGAGAAGATCAGGACCAAACATTGGCTAAGCCTGATCATATGATAGAAGCAGAAGCAGCAGCATCAATATTGAAGGATGTTTCAAAAACTAAAGAGGCAATTGTCGATATGGCTAGGACTATAGTAGATCAGGGACGTTCTGTGGATCATATAATTTATGATGCAAA ACTACGCATTCAGCAATTGGAAAATGAAAGCAATCAAttggaacaaaattttcagtCATATTTGGAGCGACGCAAACGGGACCAAGAACAGGCAGCTGAAGGGCATAACGAAAAAATACCGATACccaactttaaagaaaatagtatCACCCAAGGGAAACAAATAATTAGTGCTAGAATGCTAACAGATAGAAAAACCTTTGAAGACGACGGTGACGATGAAATCGACAAAGAATTTGAACTTATTAAGGAAACTCTGCGACAAGGTCATGAACAAATTGAAAAACCAAAAAGCTCTAATAGTGAAAGTTCTACCTCCTCACTAGAAGTACGAAACGCTATACTTGAGGCTAAACTGAAATTTTTCGAACATGAGAATACCATACGAAAATGTAGAGAACAGGGTGAAGAAATACGTAGTGGCAATTTGTTGCAGAAGCATTTGGAAAAATATCCGGAAATATATGAATTGCCAgattattttaatcaaaattttggaCAAGGTACATCGGAAACTAATATTCAGTTAAGTGAAAAAATTAATGATCACAAGGAGAGGAAACAAGAAAATTTAGAATCAAGTTTATCGGAAATCAATATTAaagataaaactttaaatgacgATCATAATATTGAGCTAAGTCCTATGTTAAATTTCGAATCGCCAAATATGGAAGATTTAGCTGTAACAAGTGTAAGAGGGGAATTGTTTCCCAAACATGATGAAAAGGTGACATTAGAAACTACTACACGAACTAATGATTCAGAGCATAACTTAAGATACAATGAACCCATTCCTAAGCAAAGCAAAGATCTGGTGAAAGCTTTAAAAGGTACAAAAAATCTGAAGGAAAAACCCATGCCTCAAACCGATACTACGGCTCAATTGATAAAACAATCTATGGCGAAAATGCAACAGCTGTTCGAGCAACAATCTAAATCTCAAGATACACTTAGAGAAATGGTTAATGAAATAACTCAGGAAAGGGATTTGCAGAGAGAAGATAAACCGTTTACGTATAAATATCAGTTACATGAACGTCCTAGTGAAGCTTTGGATAAAAGTCTTACCACCACTGTTACTTCGACAACCACTGCTACTACAATTACAACCCAAGCTAGTGAAGAAAGGAACGAGaaaaatcatttacaaaatctggaaaatgttgtaaatttaaatcGTATCTCTAATACTTCAGTGCCTTCTAGACTTAATCTATCTAGTGAAAGTGAAGATAGTATCGATTCCAAACAACTTGAAATAGAAATGACTGCCGAAACAATTAAGGAAATAGATGAGGAAGAAGAGCAAACTAAAAGAGAGACAAAGGGTAAAGAACAACTTCCAATGGAACATGATGAACTGGGCCAGCTGTCAGATTCTACGGAGACAAGTGATTTACATCCACTACCCTCTTCTAATAAAAAACATCAACAGATCGAATCACAATTACCTCAAGAATTTGGTCAAATTGATGATTATCCCAAAATGGacgatttaaatttatataatcccATTAATGGCAAGGAAATTGGCGAGATATTAACTGAATCTAATCGTACATTTGTTCCAATTGATTTAGAATTAGGTGATAGTACTTCTACGCATTCAAGTTCTGATTTGGAAATATCTACTGGTGATCAAAAtagaaatgcaaaaaatttgGCCGATGATAGTGAAAGTGATTTTTGGGcttaa